From one Stigmatella erecta genomic stretch:
- a CDS encoding TIGR02266 family protein, whose protein sequence is MEQGRRATDRKAIGLLVKLKHVDVGSFAEEFATNLSPGGMFIRSRTPQPVGTPVKFEVQIATGVRVLRGTAVVRWVRETANAEGPPGMGLQFHELDADTQALIDRMLLINKAAAARKPPPPPVPPPAPPVPALSPEALEREMRAKGLLSSRPAVAAPTALPSIAPVVAPVAPKGIQRPPPPVPRMEPREEESADLSALLDDLADLGVGTPSLTPPPIAAVPARSAPPVPPAPPGDVDISFSDLLGVTPPRGTAAVKFQVLDEPMPDVDFEMESLSGETELPVAVGLALDEPAPAPAPVPRPAPPSAPIIQGRPLEPSPPPAPVAPSRPPPPAVKSAPIVQAAPVVQAPVVQAAPVVQAAPVVQAPPPPPPVAPPAPPAPPALSPTSDAVLRKPGGGVEFDLDLGDGDSLELGREQPGAPRGGRGSVPPRKAPQPPRPLVPERPPPVARPYAPPPDALPPPVPSPPAPSPAHLPFAEGESSQALAPSPQPRAMPADPATGALLPPTVFLPAPAPVAGVGPIIGVDLGTTNSCVAVMANGRPTVLRSKEGYFTIPSVISLTAQNKLLVSHRAKNQLVLRPTQTIYGAKRLVGRPYDSAVVKQVRERFHYEIAPDAAGRAAVRLGAYVLSLEEVQGLILRECKEIAESQLNQRVERAVVTVPAYYSEPQREAVRKAGALAGLKVERILNEPTAAALAYGLNRELTKKVLVYDLGGGTFDATILRIEKNVFEVMATGGDIFLGGIDFDNLLVDFLLERFQQLEGLPFQGDGVALSRVSEAAEKAKIALSERNTHEVHIPMLMVDELGRPRDLRFVMTRAELERIAEALVARSLDVVRDVLLDARLKPSDVDEIILVGGQSRMPLVREKLKALFGKTAHAGVNADEAVALGAAMYSTAVGKVSSVVLIDVLPMTIGLAMPGGAFQRVIERNQPLPAQRSFAVSTARDNEEVLELSIFQGEDNHISANEYLGTVRLEGLPKGPKGSVRVAVTLKLDAECVLYVEAREYTTRHSVRATLATRYTPDELAKQLKVDVNAARAAEERRGADLKERAGRFWGFLKKVVGRA, encoded by the coding sequence ATGGAACAGGGGCGGCGCGCGACGGACCGGAAGGCCATAGGTCTGCTGGTGAAGCTCAAGCATGTGGATGTGGGGAGCTTCGCCGAGGAGTTCGCCACCAACTTGAGCCCTGGGGGCATGTTCATCCGGTCGCGGACCCCGCAGCCGGTGGGCACGCCCGTGAAGTTCGAGGTGCAGATCGCCACTGGCGTGCGGGTGCTGCGGGGCACGGCCGTGGTGCGCTGGGTGCGCGAGACGGCCAACGCCGAGGGGCCTCCGGGCATGGGGCTCCAGTTCCATGAGCTGGATGCGGACACCCAGGCGCTGATCGACCGGATGCTCCTCATCAACAAGGCCGCCGCGGCGCGCAAGCCGCCGCCTCCGCCCGTGCCGCCTCCGGCCCCGCCCGTGCCCGCCCTCTCCCCGGAGGCGCTGGAGCGGGAGATGCGGGCCAAGGGGCTGCTGTCCTCCCGTCCCGCCGTGGCTGCGCCCACGGCGCTGCCGTCCATTGCCCCCGTGGTGGCGCCCGTGGCCCCCAAGGGGATTCAGCGCCCGCCGCCGCCCGTGCCCCGTATGGAGCCGCGCGAGGAGGAGAGCGCCGACCTGTCCGCGCTGCTCGATGACCTGGCGGACCTGGGCGTGGGAACGCCGTCCCTCACCCCGCCGCCCATCGCCGCCGTGCCGGCCCGGTCCGCGCCGCCCGTCCCTCCGGCACCCCCGGGGGACGTGGACATCTCCTTCTCGGACCTGCTCGGCGTCACGCCGCCGAGGGGCACCGCCGCGGTGAAGTTCCAGGTGCTCGACGAGCCCATGCCGGATGTGGACTTCGAGATGGAGTCGCTGAGCGGGGAGACGGAGCTGCCCGTCGCGGTGGGCCTGGCGCTCGACGAGCCCGCGCCTGCCCCCGCGCCCGTCCCGCGGCCCGCGCCGCCGAGCGCGCCCATCATCCAGGGCCGCCCCCTGGAGCCGTCCCCGCCGCCCGCGCCGGTGGCGCCGTCCCGGCCCCCGCCGCCCGCGGTAAAGTCGGCGCCCATCGTCCAGGCCGCGCCCGTCGTCCAAGCCCCTGTCGTCCAGGCCGCGCCCGTCGTCCAGGCCGCGCCCGTCGTCCAGGCGCCCCCGCCGCCCCCGCCGGTGGCGCCGCCCGCTCCGCCCGCTCCGCCCGCGCTTTCGCCCACCTCGGACGCCGTGCTCCGCAAGCCTGGCGGGGGCGTGGAGTTCGATCTGGATCTGGGCGACGGAGACTCGCTGGAGCTGGGGCGTGAGCAGCCCGGCGCCCCCCGGGGTGGCCGCGGTTCCGTGCCTCCCCGCAAGGCGCCTCAGCCTCCCCGGCCCCTGGTGCCCGAGCGGCCGCCGCCGGTGGCGCGGCCCTACGCGCCCCCACCGGATGCGCTGCCGCCGCCGGTGCCCTCACCGCCGGCGCCCAGCCCGGCCCACCTTCCCTTCGCGGAAGGGGAGTCCTCCCAGGCCCTGGCGCCTTCGCCTCAGCCCCGGGCCATGCCGGCGGATCCGGCCACCGGGGCCCTCCTGCCGCCCACCGTCTTCCTTCCCGCGCCCGCGCCGGTCGCGGGCGTGGGCCCCATCATCGGCGTGGACCTGGGCACCACCAACTCGTGCGTGGCCGTCATGGCCAACGGGCGGCCCACGGTGCTGCGCTCGAAGGAGGGCTACTTCACCATCCCCTCCGTCATCTCGCTCACCGCGCAGAACAAGCTGCTCGTGAGCCACCGCGCGAAGAACCAGCTCGTCCTGCGCCCCACGCAGACCATCTATGGCGCCAAGCGGCTCGTGGGCCGCCCGTACGACAGCGCCGTGGTGAAGCAGGTGCGCGAGCGCTTCCACTATGAAATCGCTCCCGACGCGGCGGGCCGCGCGGCGGTGCGGCTGGGCGCGTACGTGCTCTCGCTGGAGGAGGTGCAGGGGCTCATCCTGCGCGAGTGCAAGGAGATCGCCGAGAGCCAGCTCAACCAGCGCGTGGAGCGCGCGGTGGTGACGGTGCCCGCGTACTACTCCGAGCCGCAGCGCGAGGCGGTGCGCAAGGCGGGCGCCCTGGCGGGGCTGAAGGTGGAGCGCATCCTCAACGAGCCCACGGCCGCGGCGCTCGCGTATGGGCTCAACCGGGAGCTGACGAAGAAGGTCCTCGTCTACGACTTGGGCGGCGGCACCTTCGACGCCACCATCCTGCGCATCGAGAAGAACGTCTTCGAGGTGATGGCCACCGGAGGCGACATCTTCCTGGGCGGCATCGACTTCGACAACCTGCTGGTGGACTTCCTGCTGGAGCGCTTCCAGCAGCTGGAGGGGTTGCCCTTCCAGGGCGATGGGGTGGCGCTGTCGCGCGTGAGCGAGGCGGCCGAGAAGGCGAAGATCGCCCTGTCGGAGCGCAACACCCACGAGGTCCACATCCCCATGTTGATGGTGGACGAGCTGGGGCGCCCGCGGGACTTGCGGTTCGTCATGACGCGCGCGGAGCTGGAGCGCATCGCCGAGGCGCTGGTGGCGCGCTCGCTGGACGTGGTGCGGGACGTGCTGCTGGATGCGCGCCTGAAGCCCAGCGACGTGGACGAAATCATCCTGGTGGGCGGGCAGAGCCGCATGCCGCTGGTGCGCGAGAAGCTCAAGGCGCTGTTCGGCAAGACGGCGCACGCGGGCGTCAACGCGGACGAGGCGGTGGCGCTCGGGGCGGCGATGTACTCGACGGCGGTGGGCAAGGTGAGCAGCGTGGTGCTCATCGACGTGCTGCCGATGACGATTGGCCTGGCGATGCCGGGCGGCGCGTTCCAGCGCGTCATCGAGCGCAACCAGCCGTTGCCGGCGCAGCGCTCGTTCGCGGTGTCCACGGCACGGGACAACGAAGAGGTGCTGGAGCTGTCCATCTTCCAGGGGGAGGACAACCACATCTCCGCCAACGAGTACCTGGGCACGGTGCGGCTGGAAGGGCTGCCCAAGGGGCCCAAGGGCTCGGTGCGGGTGGCGGTGACGCTGAAGCTGGATGCGGAGTGCGTGCTGTACGTGGAGGCGCGCGAGTACACGACGCGCCACTCCGTGCGGGCGACGCTGGCCACGCGCTACACGCCGGACGAGCTGGCCAAGCAGCTCAAGGTGGACGTGAACGCGGCGCGGGCGGCCGAGGAGCGCCGGGGCGCGGACCTGAAGGAGCGCGCGGGCCGCTTCTGGGGCTTCCTGAAGAAGGTGGTGGGGCGCGCGTAG
- a CDS encoding imm11 family protein: MSQRFFRLADDVYVPRRWHLGTPTDSQGRKVHDWDFTRGAPVHVEGRLKIPIKTAGRPLDFSEAGLGVPVVHVKAASMLAERAPGYVQIIPADIEDQPDQYFVVVATHLIRCIDEKASKVQFWTAEDGVPDKVGKYWAVDDMRIDKRKVGSAKVFRPEGWSTTLIISGELKDALERMGATGTRFEEV, encoded by the coding sequence ATGTCCCAGCGCTTCTTCAGGCTAGCCGACGATGTCTATGTGCCCCGCCGCTGGCATCTGGGCACTCCCACCGACAGCCAGGGCCGCAAGGTGCACGACTGGGACTTCACGCGGGGAGCGCCCGTGCATGTGGAGGGACGGTTGAAGATCCCCATCAAGACTGCGGGAAGGCCGTTGGACTTCTCCGAGGCGGGATTGGGCGTCCCCGTCGTCCACGTCAAGGCGGCTTCCATGCTGGCGGAGCGTGCCCCCGGCTACGTGCAGATCATCCCGGCGGACATTGAGGACCAACCGGATCAGTACTTTGTCGTCGTGGCAACGCACCTCATCCGCTGCATCGACGAGAAAGCCTCCAAGGTGCAGTTCTGGACCGCAGAAGACGGAGTGCCCGACAAAGTGGGTAAGTACTGGGCCGTAGATGACATGCGCATCGACAAGCGGAAGGTGGGGAGCGCCAAAGTCTTCCGCCCCGAGGGGTGGTCGACCACCCTGATCATCTCCGGGGAGCTCAAGGACGCATTAGAGCGCATGGGCGCCACGGGCACGAGATTCGAGGAGGTCTAA
- a CDS encoding DUF1684 domain-containing protein: MRRDSLIALLWLGLAAPALAAPPAPAKTMTEKSPSAPASFEAETRAWHAGRIARLSSEDGWLSLVGLHWLEEGETRLGSAPDNALLLPASAPARLGTLTRKADTVSLALQPGVSVTVGGKPFQGGVLRTDAEGSPDTVALGTVRFFLIRRGDRLGVRVKDAEAPTRKGFHGIPTYAPSAAWRLEGRFEPATTGKKIAVPNVLGEVEDMVSPGTVVFTVGGQEYRLSPVEEPGSNQFFFIFGDLTNRDETYGAGRFLYTDLPKDGKVVMDFNRAYNPPCAFTPFATCPLPPPQNKLKVRVEAGEKRFGDH, translated from the coding sequence ATGCGAAGGGATTCGCTGATCGCTCTCCTCTGGCTGGGGCTCGCCGCCCCGGCGCTGGCCGCCCCTCCTGCCCCCGCCAAGACCATGACCGAGAAGTCCCCGTCCGCCCCCGCCAGCTTCGAGGCGGAGACACGCGCCTGGCATGCCGGGCGCATCGCCCGCCTGTCCTCCGAGGATGGCTGGCTGAGCCTGGTGGGCCTGCACTGGCTGGAGGAGGGCGAGACGCGGCTGGGCTCGGCCCCGGACAACGCGTTGCTCTTGCCCGCCTCGGCCCCCGCGCGCCTGGGGACGCTGACGCGCAAGGCGGACACGGTGAGCCTCGCCCTTCAGCCGGGCGTCTCCGTCACGGTGGGCGGAAAGCCCTTTCAAGGAGGCGTGCTGCGCACGGACGCCGAGGGCAGCCCGGACACGGTCGCCCTGGGCACCGTGCGCTTCTTCCTCATCCGCCGGGGGGACCGGCTGGGCGTGCGCGTGAAGGACGCCGAGGCCCCCACGCGCAAGGGCTTCCACGGCATCCCCACCTATGCGCCCAGCGCGGCCTGGCGCCTGGAGGGCCGCTTCGAGCCGGCCACCACCGGCAAGAAGATCGCCGTGCCCAACGTGCTGGGCGAGGTGGAGGACATGGTCTCCCCGGGCACCGTCGTCTTCACCGTGGGCGGCCAGGAGTACCGGCTGTCCCCGGTGGAGGAGCCTGGCTCGAATCAGTTCTTCTTCATCTTCGGGGACCTGACCAACCGCGACGAGACGTACGGGGCCGGCCGCTTCCTGTACACGGACCTGCCGAAGGACGGGAAGGTGGTGATGGACTTCAACCGCGCCTACAACCCGCCGTGCGCCTTCACCCCGTTCGCCACCTGCCCGCTGCCGCCCCCGCAGAACAAGCTCAAGGTGCGCGTGGAGGCCGGCGAGAAGCGCTTCGGCGACCACTGA
- a CDS encoding SMI1/KNR4 family protein produces the protein MTPTLEQLLATVVREHYPPPPATEAEIAAFESRAGWQLGAELRAFYLRCNGAELFEPLPNARYSLLSLGELQRARVRMRGIDDDSMGPASWWTLVDCQDSDFILVDVAPPPPYPLVDAYHGTYPAVTPVAASLREFLARALTSNNRLYWLHDN, from the coding sequence ATGACGCCGACCCTGGAACAGCTCCTGGCCACCGTGGTGCGCGAGCACTACCCGCCCCCTCCCGCGACCGAGGCGGAGATTGCCGCGTTCGAATCGCGCGCGGGCTGGCAACTCGGGGCCGAGCTGCGCGCCTTCTACTTGCGGTGCAATGGCGCGGAGCTGTTCGAACCGCTGCCCAACGCGCGCTACAGCCTCCTCTCCCTCGGAGAGCTACAGCGCGCCCGCGTTCGCATGCGAGGCATCGACGATGACTCTATGGGCCCCGCGTCCTGGTGGACGCTGGTTGACTGCCAGGACTCGGATTTCATCCTGGTGGACGTGGCCCCGCCGCCCCCCTATCCCCTGGTGGATGCGTACCACGGCACATACCCGGCCGTGACGCCCGTGGCCGCGTCGCTCCGCGAGTTTCTGGCGCGCGCCCTCACGAGTAACAACCGCCTCTACTGGCTCCACGACAATTAG
- a CDS encoding AHH domain-containing protein produces MLWRILWKAEALLLAVLVGCSATQPAIRVDTEAEGETLIYIPRAATVEPVQVAREQVTEAIRKLAREVRLSGSPRQTVERLFQLDAFYGDYLLLLRERKIVPLESSGMPLEGALTDEEQNLVSRYNAWCRSAHGFEGDCLGALVGGKYLDRLKDPENIVPIKGHKGPHPQRYHDIVYTRLREALGDCGRIGECRARLTDALKKLANETATPGTELNRLVTLGK; encoded by the coding sequence ATGCTCTGGCGGATCCTCTGGAAGGCCGAAGCGCTGTTGCTGGCTGTGCTTGTTGGGTGCAGCGCGACTCAGCCAGCAATCCGGGTGGACACGGAAGCAGAGGGAGAAACCCTGATCTACATCCCCCGTGCTGCCACGGTGGAGCCGGTGCAGGTGGCGCGAGAGCAAGTGACGGAGGCGATCCGGAAGCTGGCGCGCGAGGTGCGCCTGTCAGGCTCACCCCGGCAGACCGTGGAGCGCCTGTTTCAACTCGACGCGTTTTATGGGGATTACCTCCTCCTCCTCAGAGAGCGAAAGATCGTCCCTCTGGAGTCGTCCGGGATGCCCCTGGAAGGAGCGTTGACGGATGAGGAACAGAACCTCGTTAGCCGATACAACGCGTGGTGCCGGAGTGCCCATGGTTTCGAGGGCGATTGCTTGGGCGCGCTCGTGGGCGGCAAGTACCTGGACAGGCTGAAGGACCCTGAAAACATCGTGCCCATCAAGGGGCACAAGGGGCCGCACCCGCAGCGATACCATGACATTGTCTACACGCGCCTGCGGGAGGCGCTGGGAGACTGTGGCCGCATCGGCGAATGCCGGGCGCGGTTGACAGACGCGCTCAAGAAACTGGCCAATGAAACCGCCACACCCGGAACGGAGTTGAACCGGCTCGTCACCCTGGGCAAATGA
- a CDS encoding DUF58 domain-containing protein — translation MALLDAQTLSRLQGVKLRARAVMEGVLSGLHKSPHQGQSVEFAEHKEYAPGDELRHLDWKAYGKFDKYYVKRFEHETNLRSVMVVDASASMGYRSGALSKLEVASTLAGALCYLLVRQQDAAGLAVMTGGVFKDVPPRASAGHLNVLLEALEQASAQGTTDLAGAADHLAEVLPRRSTVVVLSDLLDERGDALKRILALRQRKNDVALFHVVDPAELTFPFDDPTLFLDMEGEGRVEVNPREIKESYLEEFGAFLASVKSACAEADVDYELVRTDERLDEVLLRFLGRRGRRR, via the coding sequence ATGGCGCTGCTCGATGCCCAGACGCTGTCGCGGCTGCAGGGGGTGAAGCTGCGCGCGCGCGCGGTGATGGAGGGCGTGCTCTCCGGCCTGCACAAGAGCCCCCACCAGGGCCAGAGCGTGGAGTTCGCCGAGCACAAGGAGTACGCGCCCGGCGACGAGCTGCGCCACCTGGACTGGAAGGCCTACGGCAAGTTCGACAAGTACTACGTCAAGCGCTTCGAGCACGAGACGAACCTGCGCTCGGTGATGGTGGTGGATGCCTCGGCCTCCATGGGCTACCGCAGCGGGGCGCTCTCCAAGCTGGAGGTGGCCTCCACGCTCGCGGGCGCGCTCTGCTACCTCCTGGTGCGCCAGCAGGACGCGGCGGGCCTGGCGGTGATGACCGGCGGCGTCTTCAAGGACGTGCCCCCGCGCGCCTCCGCCGGGCACCTCAACGTGCTCCTGGAGGCGCTGGAGCAGGCCTCCGCCCAGGGCACCACGGACCTGGCCGGCGCCGCGGACCACCTGGCCGAGGTGCTGCCGCGCCGCTCCACCGTGGTGGTGCTCTCGGACCTGCTGGACGAGCGGGGCGATGCGCTCAAGCGCATCCTCGCGCTGCGCCAGCGCAAGAACGACGTGGCGCTCTTCCACGTGGTGGACCCCGCGGAGCTCACCTTCCCCTTCGATGACCCGACACTCTTCCTGGACATGGAGGGCGAGGGGCGCGTGGAGGTGAACCCGCGCGAAATCAAGGAGAGCTACCTGGAGGAGTTCGGCGCGTTCCTCGCCAGCGTGAAGAGCGCGTGCGCCGAGGCGGACGTGGACTACGAGCTGGTGCGCACCGATGAGCGGCTGGACGAGGTACTGCTGCGCTTCCTGGGGCGGCGGGGGAGACGGCGGTGA
- a CDS encoding AAA family ATPase translates to MESASPSPVPVPGAPASDADLQAVQELARARSQIVEQIEKRVVGQSDVVEHLLIALFSRGHCLFVGVPGLAKTLLISTLADVLNLSFNRIQFTPDLMPSDITGTDILEEDKTTGRRSFRFVQGPLFANIILADEVNRTPPKTQAALLQAMQEYRVTAGGRTYPLELPFLVFATQNPIEQEGTYPLPEAQLDRFMFLVDVGYPTAEEEVQIVKSTTGTSQPKLEKILSPEKILALQELVRRVPVPDHVVRYAVELVRHTRPKEPGVPEFVAKNVSWGAGPRASQYLVLAAKARAILSGRFVATVEDVRALARPVLRHRVLPNFTAESEGITSVKLVDQLLASVKG, encoded by the coding sequence ATGGAAAGCGCTTCTCCCTCCCCCGTGCCCGTCCCGGGCGCGCCCGCCAGCGACGCAGACCTGCAGGCCGTCCAAGAGCTTGCGCGCGCGCGGTCGCAGATCGTCGAGCAGATTGAAAAGCGCGTCGTGGGACAGAGCGACGTGGTGGAGCACCTGCTCATCGCCCTGTTCAGCCGCGGCCACTGTCTGTTCGTGGGCGTGCCGGGCCTGGCCAAGACGCTGCTCATCTCCACGCTGGCGGACGTGCTCAACCTGAGCTTCAACCGCATCCAGTTCACCCCGGACCTGATGCCCTCGGACATCACCGGCACGGACATCCTGGAGGAGGACAAGACGACGGGCCGGCGCTCCTTCCGCTTCGTGCAGGGCCCGCTGTTCGCCAACATCATCCTGGCCGACGAGGTGAACCGCACCCCGCCCAAGACGCAGGCGGCGCTCTTGCAGGCCATGCAGGAGTACCGGGTGACGGCCGGCGGGCGCACCTACCCGCTGGAGCTGCCCTTCCTCGTCTTCGCCACACAGAACCCCATCGAGCAGGAGGGCACCTACCCGTTGCCCGAGGCGCAGCTCGACCGGTTCATGTTCCTGGTGGACGTGGGCTACCCCACCGCCGAGGAAGAGGTGCAGATCGTCAAGAGCACCACCGGCACCTCCCAGCCCAAGCTGGAGAAGATCCTCTCGCCGGAGAAGATTCTCGCGCTGCAGGAGCTGGTGCGCCGGGTGCCCGTGCCGGACCACGTGGTGCGCTACGCGGTGGAGCTGGTGCGCCACACGCGGCCCAAGGAGCCCGGGGTGCCCGAGTTCGTGGCGAAGAACGTCTCCTGGGGCGCGGGGCCGCGCGCCAGCCAGTACCTGGTGCTGGCCGCCAAGGCGCGCGCCATCCTCTCGGGGCGGTTCGTGGCCACGGTGGAGGACGTGCGCGCCCTGGCGCGGCCCGTGCTGCGCCACCGCGTGCTGCCCAACTTCACCGCCGAGAGCGAGGGCATCACCTCCGTGAAGCTCGTGGATCAGCTCCTCGCCTCGGTGAAGGGCTAA
- a CDS encoding amidohydrolase family protein, with amino-acid sequence MRSPAAKFLSLLCLALGTLAATPPAPIAVRAARMIDVRSGKSIPNPVILIENGRISAVGPGLAVPEGIRLIDLGQATVLPGLIDSHTHLMARFQESPEGLEYERSLLTKSQAFRTLEGAANARATLRAGFTTVRDVENEGTGYADVALRDAIRQGLVEGPRMLVATQGIAAVGQYHPFGISSDLTHFPTGARMVSGVEEARRAAREQLGQGADLLKVYADWRTPTLTVEELRVIVEEAHKARRKVAVHAVSSEAIRNALQAGADSIEHGHQADRAALELMKQKGAYFVPTLGIVETLAEQAPTEAARQSRAKSAESIRQVVKQAQALGVKIVSGYDASSPATQGQNAREIVALHRAGLPALEALRAATSRAAELLGLSEHVGALEKGLYADLIAVSGDPLADLTELQRVRFVMKGGEIIRDDLPPPTDGKPR; translated from the coding sequence ATGCGCTCCCCCGCTGCCAAATTTCTGTCATTGCTTTGCCTCGCTCTGGGAACCCTCGCGGCCACCCCACCCGCGCCCATCGCCGTGCGCGCCGCGCGGATGATTGATGTCCGGAGCGGCAAGTCCATCCCGAACCCTGTCATCCTCATCGAGAACGGGCGGATCAGCGCCGTAGGGCCAGGCCTCGCCGTGCCCGAGGGCATTCGGCTCATCGACCTGGGCCAGGCCACGGTGCTGCCCGGCCTCATCGACAGCCACACCCACCTCATGGCCCGCTTCCAGGAGTCTCCCGAGGGCCTGGAGTACGAGCGCAGCCTCCTCACCAAGAGCCAGGCCTTCCGGACCCTGGAGGGGGCCGCCAACGCCCGGGCCACACTGCGCGCGGGCTTCACCACCGTGCGCGATGTGGAGAACGAGGGCACCGGCTACGCGGACGTGGCCCTGCGCGATGCCATCCGGCAGGGGCTCGTCGAAGGGCCTCGCATGCTCGTGGCCACCCAGGGCATCGCCGCCGTGGGCCAGTACCACCCCTTCGGCATCTCGTCCGACCTGACGCACTTCCCCACCGGCGCGCGGATGGTGAGCGGCGTGGAGGAAGCCCGCCGCGCCGCCCGCGAGCAGCTGGGCCAGGGCGCCGACCTGCTCAAGGTCTACGCCGACTGGAGGACGCCCACCCTCACCGTCGAGGAGCTCCGCGTCATCGTCGAGGAAGCGCACAAGGCCCGCCGCAAGGTGGCCGTGCATGCCGTGAGCAGCGAGGCCATCCGCAACGCGCTCCAGGCGGGCGCGGACTCCATCGAGCACGGACACCAGGCGGACCGTGCCGCCCTGGAGCTGATGAAGCAGAAGGGCGCGTACTTCGTGCCCACCCTGGGCATCGTGGAGACGCTCGCCGAGCAGGCCCCCACCGAGGCCGCCCGCCAGTCCCGCGCGAAGTCCGCGGAGTCCATCCGCCAGGTGGTGAAGCAGGCCCAGGCGCTCGGCGTGAAGATCGTCAGTGGCTATGACGCCAGCTCACCCGCCACCCAGGGCCAGAACGCCCGAGAGATTGTCGCGCTCCACCGCGCGGGCCTGCCCGCCCTCGAAGCCCTCCGGGCCGCGACGTCCCGGGCCGCGGAGCTGCTCGGGCTGTCCGAGCACGTGGGCGCCCTGGAGAAGGGGCTGTACGCGGACCTCATCGCCGTCTCCGGAGATCCGCTCGCCGACCTCACCGAGCTGCAGCGCGTGCGCTTCGTCATGAAGGGGGGCGAGATCATCCGCGATGATCTGCCCCCGCCCACCGATGGGAAGCCGCGGTAG